The bacterium genome includes a region encoding these proteins:
- a CDS encoding polysaccharide biosynthesis protein, with amino-acid sequence FVLDMGRPVKVFDLARRMIRLSGLKPKTDDEPDGDIEVVFNGLRPGEKLYEELLIGDNPESTDHPRIMMANEKYLSLEEVELGLERMSEAFRRQDAVQVKQLLAELVTDYQPSPKIVDHLAHSSGKPRLRVVSGSSS; translated from the coding sequence CTTCGTGCTCGACATGGGCCGGCCGGTGAAGGTGTTCGACCTTGCCCGCCGCATGATCCGGCTGTCCGGGCTCAAGCCGAAGACCGACGACGAGCCCGATGGCGATATCGAGGTCGTGTTCAACGGCCTGCGCCCCGGCGAGAAGCTCTACGAAGAGCTGCTCATCGGCGACAATCCCGAATCGACCGACCATCCGCGCATCATGATGGCCAACGAGAAGTACCTCTCGCTCGAGGAGGTCGAGCTCGGCCTGGAACGGATGTCGGAAGCGTTCCGCCGGCAGGACGCGGTTCAGGTCAAGCAGCTCCTGGCGGAGCTGGTGACCGATTACCAACCCTCGCCCAAGATCGTCGACCACCTCGCCCACTCGAGCGGCAAGCCGCGCCTG